GTAGGACAGCAGGCTCTTACGACGGTTGACCATCATGATCAGGCCGCGGCGCGAGTGGTGATCTTTCGCGTGGGCTTTGAAGTGGCCGTTCAGTTCGTTGATGCGTGCGGTCAGCAGTGCAACCTGGACTTCCGGGGAGCCGGTGTCGTTCTGGGCACGGGCGTTGTCCGCGATGATCGCGGCTTTGTTGATGT
This window of the Massilia sp. R2A-15 genome carries:
- the rpsO gene encoding 30S ribosomal protein S15; the encoded protein is MTVENINKAAIIADNARAQNDTGSPEVQVALLTARINELNGHFKAHAKDHHSRRGLIMMVNRRKSLLSYLKSKDATRYRDLIAKLGLRK